The following are from one region of the bacterium genome:
- a CDS encoding ABC transporter permease, whose translation MNISESIQLGLRGILSHKLRSLLTMLGVIFGVAAVIAMVSIGEGARQETIRQIELMGTNNILIKKVELEGPEKERAKQLSPDGLTLEDAQYLSSLTNLIVYSVPVKEVNSKARLGRKFPKSRIVGTSPQYPMLTNYPVKQGRFLNNDDIAEERKVAVLGAEVAKQFFPLENPIGKEIKISNSWYTVIGVMQDRRVSQSIAAASLRDVNKDIYIPISTAIMRFGGSKGLNEINIQVTDSEHIKEVANLINAALSRRHNGIGDYDLVIPEELLKQSQRTQRIFNIVMGAIAGISLLVGGIGIMNIMLATVTQRTREIGIRRAVGASKRDILGQFLIECLIISIIGGLIGVLLGVGLGQAITFYAKWTTIVSMKAIIMAFGISAGVGIIFGMYPARKAAELDPIDALRYE comes from the coding sequence ATGAATATCAGTGAAAGTATCCAACTTGGGTTACGAGGGATATTAAGTCATAAACTGCGGTCGTTATTAACGATGTTGGGTGTGATTTTCGGAGTAGCTGCGGTGATTGCGATGGTAAGTATTGGAGAAGGCGCCCGGCAAGAAACAATTCGCCAGATTGAATTGATGGGGACTAATAATATCCTGATAAAAAAAGTTGAGCTGGAAGGACCGGAAAAAGAACGGGCAAAACAACTTAGTCCGGATGGTCTGACCTTAGAAGATGCCCAATATCTATCAAGTTTAACCAATCTGATAGTCTATTCAGTTCCGGTGAAAGAAGTGAATTCAAAAGCGCGGCTCGGTCGGAAATTTCCGAAATCGCGAATTGTTGGAACCAGTCCGCAATATCCTATGTTAACCAATTATCCGGTTAAACAGGGAAGATTTTTGAATAACGACGATATTGCTGAAGAGCGGAAAGTAGCGGTGCTTGGTGCAGAAGTTGCAAAACAGTTTTTCCCGTTAGAAAATCCGATCGGGAAAGAAATTAAAATCAGTAATAGCTGGTATACGGTAATTGGTGTTATGCAAGACCGGCGAGTATCGCAAAGTATCGCTGCGGCTAGTTTACGTGATGTCAATAAAGATATTTATATTCCAATTAGCACTGCGATAATGCGGTTTGGCGGGTCGAAAGGATTAAACGAAATTAATATCCAGGTGACTGATTCTGAGCATATTAAAGAAGTGGCGAATTTAATTAATGCTGCGTTATCGCGACGACATAACGGTATCGGTGATTATGACTTGGTTATCCCAGAAGAATTATTGAAACAGAGCCAACGGACTCAGCGGATATTTAATATCGTTATGGGCGCAATCGCTGGCATCTCGCTATTAGTTGGCGGTATCGGAATAATGAATATCATGCTGGCAACGGTAACCCAACGAACTCGAGAAATTGGGATACGTCGTGCGGTTGGCGCTTCCAAACGCGATATCCTTGGTCAGTTTCTGATAGAATGTTTAATCATCAGTATCATCGGCGGATTGATTGGTGTTCTCCTAGGTGTTGGATTAGGCCAAGCGATAACCTTCTATGCAAAATGGACGACGATTGTCAGTATGAAAGCGATAATCATGGCGTTCGGTATTTCTGCTGGGGTAGGGATTATTTTTGGCATGTATCCTGCACGGAAAGCAGCGGAACTCGACCCGATTGATGCACTTCGTTACGAATAA
- a CDS encoding efflux RND transporter periplasmic adaptor subunit yields MKLRHLFISFILIIIISFAVYRFIPRKQIQKTDAATVIAKQGEFVVAINETGVIQALRSVTVTAPQIPRSWGALKITKMVPEGSFVKAGEPIVWFDVTDLDRQVKEQEFRYQQQQANLQKTLESQRLARAKRSLNLQEAKANLDYAKVQLEEARKKYEKMQRLAKLELVPLRQVEDTESAYRRAQLRAETAEANYLKALESESTDEIVKEIDIQLTEDRARRYEKDYKELMESLSKTTVFAPADGLVVYLKTWRSGRMQPIKEGDQVWPGNDILMIPDLREVVVMTQVDETDRQKVYIGQPVRVRLDAIPDLILYGTVTQIGNLAIDRTRSQGAGYVSEEESSGFKVFEITVKLDKSDTRLRPGMTGKVEIILDTVPQAVYVPIDAVVTEQGKQIVYVKKKDGKRERREVTLGKENDKFVMVTRGLQGGEEILLPQEEAE; encoded by the coding sequence TGGTTGCGATAAATGAAACCGGAGTGATTCAAGCGTTGCGTTCGGTAACCGTAACTGCGCCGCAGATACCACGGTCGTGGGGTGCATTGAAAATCACGAAAATGGTTCCGGAAGGTAGTTTTGTCAAAGCTGGTGAACCGATAGTATGGTTTGATGTAACGGATTTAGACCGCCAAGTGAAAGAACAGGAGTTTCGGTATCAACAGCAACAGGCGAATTTGCAAAAGACTCTCGAATCACAACGGTTAGCGCGGGCGAAACGGTCGTTGAATTTGCAAGAAGCGAAAGCAAACTTAGATTATGCAAAAGTCCAACTCGAAGAAGCGAGAAAGAAATATGAAAAAATGCAGCGATTAGCGAAACTAGAATTAGTTCCACTTCGGCAGGTAGAAGATACTGAATCTGCGTATCGTCGTGCGCAGCTGCGGGCAGAAACCGCAGAAGCGAATTATCTGAAAGCATTAGAGTCGGAGAGTACGGATGAAATCGTTAAGGAAATTGATATTCAGTTGACTGAAGATAGAGCGCGCCGGTATGAAAAAGACTATAAAGAATTAATGGAATCATTAAGTAAAACTACGGTATTTGCGCCAGCTGACGGATTAGTGGTTTATTTGAAGACTTGGCGTAGCGGGCGAATGCAGCCGATTAAAGAAGGTGACCAGGTCTGGCCGGGAAACGATATTTTGATGATTCCGGATTTGCGCGAAGTAGTCGTGATGACACAGGTTGATGAAACTGACCGGCAGAAAGTTTATATTGGTCAACCGGTGCGCGTTCGACTTGATGCGATACCCGATTTGATTCTCTACGGTACCGTGACTCAGATTGGAAATTTAGCTATTGACCGAACCCGATCGCAAGGAGCAGGTTATGTTTCAGAAGAAGAATCGAGCGGATTTAAGGTGTTTGAAATAACTGTTAAACTTGATAAATCCGATACTCGGCTTCGTCCGGGAATGACGGGTAAAGTGGAGATTATTTTAGATACGGTTCCACAAGCGGTATATGTACCGATAGATGCGGTAGTAACTGAACAAGGGAAACAAATTGTCTATGTCAAGAAAAAGGATGGGAAACGGGAACGGCGTGAAGTAACGTTGGGTAAGGAAAATGATAAATTTGTTATGGTTACCCGAGGGCTGCAAGGTGGCGAAGAGATATTGTTACCGCAGGAAGAAGCAGAATAG